One region of Clostridium sp. Marseille-P299 genomic DNA includes:
- a CDS encoding ABC transporter transmembrane domain-containing protein: protein MRDLYKFIKIGAKEIEFILLLILRSPFDAIHTIILANFLRYSFEAIDHKNIQNLLIICFIFCIGNCFLFLYNGTIWIKFSSYVTRFVSIVRKKLFKHISTLTLKTIDEKSSGEWFSRLNSDVGQGLAIINQPLNLPHAVCAIVNYSISFILLFLINRGILILVILFLILHLTFSQQFVLKPITELSKKSKEATIKNTTDLNALITCADTAMVYDAQFFLLEYFEKSSIKLRNANMKIIIRNAISNSILPFLGLGGYLLILVISSHWIVTDSMTFGELTAALQYRGSVIASAIMFTNCLVSIRTAMVGVRRILETFNTKREE, encoded by the coding sequence ATGCGTGATTTATATAAGTTTATAAAAATTGGTGCCAAGGAGATAGAATTTATTCTGCTCTTAATACTTCGCTCTCCCTTTGATGCTATTCATACGATTATTTTAGCAAATTTCTTACGCTATAGTTTTGAGGCCATTGATCATAAGAATATACAGAATTTATTAATTATCTGTTTTATTTTTTGTATTGGAAATTGTTTTCTTTTTCTATATAATGGAACTATATGGATCAAGTTTTCTTCCTATGTAACTCGTTTCGTAAGTATAGTTCGAAAAAAATTATTTAAACATATATCAACTCTAACACTTAAAACAATTGATGAAAAATCATCAGGGGAATGGTTCTCTCGTTTAAACTCTGATGTGGGGCAAGGCCTAGCAATCATAAATCAACCCCTAAATCTACCACATGCAGTTTGTGCAATTGTGAATTATAGTATTTCATTTATATTATTATTCTTAATAAACCGAGGAATTTTAATACTTGTTATATTATTTCTAATACTTCACTTAACTTTTAGTCAACAATTTGTTTTAAAACCCATAACTGAATTATCAAAAAAATCAAAAGAAGCTACCATAAAGAATACTACAGACTTAAATGCTCTTATTACTTGCGCAGATACTGCTATGGTCTATGATGCACAGTTTTTCTTACTTGAATATTTTGAAAAAAGTAGTATCAAATTACGAAACGCTAATATGAAAATAATTATACGAAATGCAATTAGTAATTCTATCCTTCCTTTCCTTGGATTAGGTGGCTATTTATTAATTTTAGTTATTAGTAGCCATTGGATAGTAACAGATAGTATGACTTTTGGAGAACTCACAGCGGCACTTCAATATAGAGGGAGTGTCATTGCAAGTGCTATTATGTTTACAAATTGTCTTGTATCAATAAGAACTGCTATGGTTGGTGTTCGACGTATCTTAGAAACTTTTAACACTAAAAGGGAGGAATAA
- a CDS encoding MerR family transcriptional regulator, translating to MDDIVMKIGEIAAFFNVSVKALRIYEKKGIIKPAKIDSLTGYRYYTANQVSQINALLELKALGFSLTEIKNIMLGEKTNKDFLTALSQKSLAWQDVISAAQNKIDAIDSISKRLSMSKEAQNIENLTEEQRAWLLVKMVCVEDIHAQSVLSEAIWL from the coding sequence ATGGATGACATAGTTATGAAAATTGGAGAGATCGCTGCATTTTTCAATGTTTCTGTGAAAGCACTCCGTATCTATGAAAAGAAAGGAATCATCAAACCGGCTAAAATTGATTCCTTGACAGGTTATCGATATTACACTGCGAATCAAGTTTCGCAAATCAATGCTCTTCTTGAGCTAAAGGCTTTGGGCTTTTCTTTAACTGAGATTAAAAATATTATGCTAGGTGAAAAGACCAATAAGGATTTTTTAACTGCCCTTTCACAAAAAAGCTTAGCTTGGCAGGATGTAATCTCCGCAGCACAAAATAAAATTGATGCCATTGATTCCATTTCAAAACGCCTTTCCATGTCTAAGGAAGCCCAAAACATAGAAAATTTAACAGAAGAACAACGTGCTTGGCTATTAGTTAAAATGGTGTGTGTAGAAGATATTCATGCTCAAAGCGTATTAAGTGAAGCGATTTGGTTATGA
- a CDS encoding GGDEF domain-containing protein: MKKILFRSIVLCLVITAFVMFAVCLGVVFIEQSKSSFKGLSEMLEQVEISYENSKLVIEEKEEMFKEDYLNRAYAIRYILENNPEQSCNTSTLKKIKELMEVESIHILDDRGTIIYSSDEKSIGLDLREYQEASPFWKLIESKDLDANVVQLDGIKILGQENQIYIGVKSNSELFSVVQIGLNPSVLENLLASDTIASIVNKTPTIYEKTIFLIDKESGEIEGITRNNEQDLNFANVHTKEEFIAILQEGKKGRIVKINGSLKYLKTKEIGNKIIGAYVQAEVVFNAIRLQFLELCSVVVLIIMSAWMSLNHYVKKYILKDLFSIEFNIKQLIEGCYDITFETDYNTELRKICGILNDWKDSYKTKAERMSRIISTIDGHVAVFECLYSINQNFFSDNIQSILGIDDNVWNEIKSTPKGFERYVKYLDSTAKNDDGMIEINGRYISIASFHSKDEFYGMILDNTEDEVQMKQIKQALHNVQEKAETDPLTKLMNRGGLEKNVKQYLDNNSEKGIMLIFDLDNFKSVNDALGHPEGDKLLKKFAVCLVSSFRKHDVIARLGGDEFAVFMDTELSKEVLCNKLNSLLENIRSELSFYYHTYGVSTSIGVAFVDNLTSTYEELYKCADVALYGAKKLGKDRFYINEENIRCMGNECSKCTKNCKKRERLDI, encoded by the coding sequence TTGAAGAAAATTTTGTTTCGATCAATAGTATTATGTTTGGTCATTACAGCTTTTGTTATGTTTGCTGTGTGCTTAGGAGTAGTATTTATAGAACAAAGCAAGAGTTCTTTTAAAGGGCTTAGTGAGATGCTTGAACAAGTTGAGATTTCGTATGAAAATAGTAAGTTAGTTATTGAAGAGAAAGAAGAGATGTTCAAAGAAGATTATTTGAATAGGGCATACGCCATACGATACATATTAGAGAATAATCCAGAGCAAAGTTGTAATACTTCAACGCTAAAAAAGATAAAAGAATTGATGGAAGTGGAATCTATACACATCTTAGACGATAGGGGGACAATCATTTATAGCAGTGATGAGAAATCCATAGGATTAGATTTACGAGAGTATCAAGAGGCATCTCCTTTTTGGAAGTTGATAGAGAGCAAAGATTTAGATGCAAATGTAGTTCAGCTGGATGGAATTAAGATATTAGGACAAGAAAATCAAATCTATATTGGGGTAAAATCAAATTCGGAATTGTTTTCTGTAGTCCAAATCGGTTTAAATCCAAGTGTTTTAGAAAACTTATTAGCAAGTGATACGATTGCATCAATCGTAAATAAAACCCCTACTATATATGAGAAAACAATATTTTTAATTGATAAAGAGAGTGGGGAAATTGAAGGAATTACAAGGAATAATGAGCAAGACTTAAACTTTGCTAATGTACATACTAAGGAGGAGTTCATTGCTATACTCCAAGAAGGGAAAAAAGGGAGAATAGTTAAAATTAATGGATCCTTGAAATATTTAAAAACAAAGGAGATAGGGAATAAGATTATAGGTGCCTATGTACAAGCAGAAGTAGTATTCAATGCAATAAGACTTCAATTTTTGGAGTTATGTAGTGTCGTAGTACTTATTATTATGAGTGCATGGATGAGCTTAAACCACTATGTAAAAAAATACATCTTGAAGGATCTTTTCTCGATCGAGTTTAATATTAAGCAATTAATAGAAGGTTGTTATGATATTACATTTGAAACAGACTATAATACAGAGTTAAGAAAAATATGTGGAATATTAAATGACTGGAAGGATAGCTACAAAACTAAGGCTGAGAGAATGTCAAGAATTATAAGTACCATCGATGGCCACGTAGCAGTATTTGAATGTTTATATTCAATTAATCAGAATTTTTTCTCTGATAATATTCAAAGTATTTTAGGTATAGATGATAATGTATGGAATGAAATAAAGTCGACACCAAAGGGATTTGAGCGCTACGTGAAGTATTTGGATTCCACTGCTAAGAATGATGATGGAATGATTGAGATAAACGGTAGATATATTAGTATTGCATCATTTCATTCAAAGGATGAATTTTATGGAATGATACTTGACAATACTGAAGATGAAGTTCAGATGAAACAAATTAAACAAGCACTTCATAATGTTCAAGAGAAAGCGGAAACAGATCCATTAACTAAGTTAATGAATAGAGGGGGGTTAGAGAAGAATGTTAAACAATATTTGGATAATAACTCAGAAAAAGGAATTATGCTCATCTTTGATCTTGATAATTTTAAATCAGTGAATGATGCACTAGGGCACCCAGAAGGGGATAAACTACTGAAGAAATTTGCTGTTTGTTTGGTTTCCAGTTTTAGAAAACATGATGTTATTGCAAGATTGGGCGGGGATGAGTTTGCTGTTTTTATGGATACCGAACTGTCTAAGGAAGTGTTATGCAATAAGCTAAATTCTTTATTAGAGAATATACGAAGTGAATTGAGTTTTTACTATCATACATATGGAGTATCAACTAGTATTGGAGTGGCATTTGTAGATAATCTTACAAGTACTTATGAAGAGTTGTACAAATGTGCAGATGTTGCCCTATATGGAGCAAAAAAATTAGGCAAAGATAGATTTTATATTAATGAGGAGAACATTCGTTGTATGGGTAATGAGTGTAGTAAATGTACGAAGAATTGTAAAAAAAGAGAAAGACTAGATATTTAA
- a CDS encoding bifunctional diguanylate cyclase/phosphodiesterase: protein MKAKKNLKLLIIFISILAFAFLMGGILLVILLRKAESRSLENEITNTSNYHSYQITKQFEADFQTLNTLKSFVKLTKEPTESLVKGLNESTDSNKFIRISLIFTDDEVYHITVNDGIKQTNFNSLNEYLQESLKESWKGKDSVSKIFYDTDLEKSIIAISVPIIEDDKIVGVLAAYTDALEYVKLLDDGIKFKSYLHIISDTGEYLIRSKNRIEDENTESIFSMSVQFLDESEVRNALEQRVSYFSTFTKDGTKYCVYFLPMQYYNWYLVNITPYYSIQSWIITQLNYSTLIYGVIILIVGIFTLYSYRIIKRNYAYLENMAYHDKLTGALSLGRFNQIMKETINNGLSYTLLRLNIRNFQLINDTFGEKYADELLCFIASTIEQGLRDKEYCCRENADQFAVLIQGNDKQEIITRINRCEKNIKKFFTNANSSYEIQFGVGVCTEGEDYKQMMSNALWAMKKAKELNETYIFFDTKLLLSIKLQNLIESSMYTALKENEFKLFLQPKYDINQNQIIGAEALVRWIKSDGSIIYPGEFIPIFEKNGFCIELDLYMIELICKTLRDWLDKGYEVYPISVNQTKLLFYKSDYVDKICGIVSKYNISPSYLVLEVLEGLALYDTKIFNQNLEKLHLKGFRVSLDDFGSGYSSLSNLNDLNVDEIKIDKKFLDFSGDDSDVEKISLLENIISLVTTLGCDVVVEGVETKKHVEILRDMDCKFAQGFYFSKPISTKEYEDLFKKVGYNNS, encoded by the coding sequence ATGAAAGCTAAAAAAAATTTAAAACTTTTAATTATTTTTATTTCTATTTTAGCGTTTGCATTTCTTATGGGTGGAATCTTGTTAGTAATTCTTTTAAGAAAAGCCGAAAGCAGAAGTTTAGAGAATGAAATTACTAATACGAGTAATTATCATAGCTATCAAATTACGAAACAATTTGAAGCTGATTTCCAAACGCTAAATACCTTAAAAAGTTTTGTGAAGTTGACAAAGGAACCGACTGAATCACTTGTTAAAGGATTGAATGAATCTACTGATAGTAATAAATTTATTAGAATATCTCTTATTTTTACAGATGATGAAGTATATCATATAACTGTGAATGATGGTATTAAACAGACTAATTTCAATAGTCTGAATGAATATTTACAGGAATCTTTAAAAGAAAGTTGGAAAGGAAAAGATTCTGTATCTAAAATTTTCTATGATACGGACTTAGAGAAAAGTATAATAGCAATATCTGTTCCAATTATAGAAGATGATAAAATAGTTGGAGTTTTAGCAGCTTATACTGACGCTTTAGAATATGTTAAATTATTGGATGATGGAATTAAGTTTAAGTCATACTTACATATTATTTCGGATACTGGTGAATATCTTATTCGCTCAAAAAATAGAATTGAGGATGAAAATACTGAATCAATTTTTTCCATGAGTGTGCAGTTTTTAGATGAAAGTGAAGTTAGAAATGCATTAGAGCAAAGAGTTAGTTATTTCTCCACATTTACAAAAGATGGAACAAAGTATTGTGTTTATTTTCTGCCGATGCAATATTATAATTGGTATTTAGTAAATATAACCCCATATTATTCAATACAGTCATGGATTATAACTCAGTTGAACTATTCTACTTTAATTTATGGTGTTATCATTCTAATCGTTGGGATATTTACTTTATATAGTTATCGTATCATAAAAAGAAATTATGCTTATCTTGAAAATATGGCATATCATGATAAATTAACTGGCGCACTAAGTCTTGGAAGGTTTAACCAGATTATGAAGGAAACAATAAATAATGGTCTGAGTTATACATTACTTAGGTTAAATATAAGGAATTTTCAATTAATTAATGATACTTTTGGAGAAAAATATGCTGATGAACTTTTATGTTTTATCGCTTCAACAATTGAACAAGGGCTACGAGATAAAGAATATTGTTGTAGAGAGAATGCAGATCAATTTGCAGTACTGATACAAGGTAATGACAAGCAGGAGATTATTACAAGAATCAATCGATGTGAAAAAAATATAAAGAAATTTTTTACAAATGCAAATAGTAGTTATGAGATTCAGTTTGGCGTCGGTGTATGTACTGAGGGTGAAGATTACAAACAGATGATGAGTAATGCCCTTTGGGCAATGAAGAAAGCAAAAGAGTTAAACGAAACATACATCTTTTTTGATACTAAATTACTCCTTTCTATCAAATTACAAAATCTGATTGAAAGTTCTATGTATACTGCCTTAAAAGAAAATGAATTTAAATTGTTTTTACAACCGAAATATGATATAAATCAAAATCAGATTATAGGTGCTGAGGCTTTAGTAAGATGGATAAAATCAGACGGAAGTATAATTTATCCTGGCGAGTTCATACCGATATTTGAAAAAAATGGTTTTTGTATCGAGTTGGATTTATATATGATTGAATTGATATGTAAAACCTTAAGAGATTGGTTAGACAAAGGATATGAAGTATATCCGATATCAGTCAATCAAACGAAGCTACTTTTTTACAAAAGTGATTATGTTGATAAAATATGTGGAATTGTATCTAAATATAATATTAGTCCTAGTTATCTTGTTTTAGAAGTTTTGGAGGGCTTAGCTCTATATGATACTAAAATATTTAATCAGAACCTTGAAAAGTTACATTTAAAAGGATTCAGGGTATCGTTAGATGATTTTGGAAGCGGGTATTCTTCATTAAGTAATTTAAATGATTTGAATGTAGATGAAATAAAGATTGACAAGAAATTTCTTGACTTCTCAGGAGATGATAGTGATGTAGAAAAGATAAGTCTTTTAGAAAATATTATTTCATTGGTTACTACTTTAGGATGTGATGTTGTTGTAGAGGGTGTTGAAACTAAAAAACATGTTGAAATTCTTAGAGATATGGATTGTAAGTTTGCACAAGGGTTTTATTTTAGTAAACCTATATCCACAAAGGAGTATGAAGATTTATTTAAGAAGGTAGGATATAATAATTCATAA
- a CDS encoding DUF4097 family beta strand repeat-containing protein — MKRKSLILFIVTFVFGVLACSLVTFLLFNVSMKENEEKVKEIKVSTNEMERDDTTPENVIESNLNQESIDNSQESTDKSQESTDKSQESTNKGQESTKQNQDYIEDNQENIDNIENETEENDDNILISGSIDKSIPLGANIQTITVNSAIDEVLIYQTDNEELEITQTYKNLYKKDLFTVSEETGELMITTTSTGDNLQLPGSNSLTRKSTLEVKLPEGFSGTLEVRCDVGSITIKDQLKVEELNLANDIGDITILKEQNLKKANLHCDIGNITVKDAWNVEDSTFNAEVGNVSFSKTISGKKLEVLVQIGNVVVPREAKENKEFLIKADLGAVKGY, encoded by the coding sequence ATGAAAAGGAAATCACTAATATTATTTATTGTAACCTTTGTTTTTGGCGTGCTAGCTTGCTCATTGGTTACGTTCTTATTATTTAACGTAAGTATGAAAGAAAATGAAGAGAAAGTAAAAGAGATTAAAGTTTCTACAAATGAGATGGAACGGGATGATACAACACCAGAGAATGTAATTGAATCAAATTTAAATCAAGAAAGTATAGATAATAGTCAGGAAAGTACAGATAAGAGTCAAGAAAGCACAGATAAGAGTCAAGAAAGTACAAATAAGGGTCAGGAAAGTACAAAGCAAAATCAGGATTATATAGAAGATAATCAAGAAAATATAGATAACATAGAAAATGAGACGGAGGAGAATGATGACAATATCCTTATCTCGGGATCTATAGATAAATCAATCCCTCTTGGTGCAAACATTCAGACAATAACAGTAAATTCAGCAATCGATGAAGTATTGATATACCAAACAGATAATGAGGAATTAGAAATAACACAAACTTATAAAAATCTATATAAAAAAGATTTATTTACAGTAAGTGAAGAAACGGGAGAGCTTATGATAACAACGACATCCACTGGAGACAATCTGCAATTACCCGGAAGTAATAGTTTAACTAGAAAATCAACTCTGGAAGTTAAGCTACCAGAAGGTTTTTCGGGAACATTAGAGGTTAGGTGTGATGTGGGAAGTATTACAATAAAGGATCAACTAAAAGTGGAAGAGCTTAATCTAGCAAATGACATTGGTGATATTACTATTTTAAAAGAACAAAACCTGAAAAAAGCAAATCTACATTGTGATATTGGTAACATTACGGTAAAAGATGCTTGGAATGTTGAGGATAGTACCTTTAATGCAGAAGTCGGAAATGTTAGTTTTAGTAAAACTATAAGTGGAAAAAAATTAGAGGTTCTTGTACAAATCGGTAATGTCGTTGTACCTAGGGAGGCAAAAGAAAATAAGGAATTTTTAATAAAGGCTGATTTAGGAGCAGTAAAAGGATATTAG
- a CDS encoding sensor histidine kinase, translated as MKFWQKSFLILGIIFVFFLNVAIFIIARDAYKKQLNSYEDKATGEAYFIANSIYNDFSVLNKRGELSTSNEEKIFRSYAEFYQQQGIRIAIKKGEAWIYNNGSDVFADENLPSIDSDTIRLWTRTYDKEKYVIVQTKLREPYSDYTLLYRYHLVDFNKNWKRTTFIFIIESLMITFVLLVILYFVLRSLTKPIYQLNNATKEIAEGNYKKRVAIKGNDELAELGRYFNQMSDKVEQTIENLKEETDRKQRLVDNLAHELRTPLTAISGYVEYLQMAKLEEEEKYNALMYIRKECKRLENLSQVLLLLADIRETKIPMERVSIEKIIKSIKYRLRTSIAEKEIDFNYENISIVVNGNYELLEIMISNIVENAIRASFENGKIEISSYQQGNKGILTIADNGIGMEKDELLHIMEPFYRVDKARSRKYGGVGLGTTLCDQIAKRHAATITYDSNVGVGTTVRIIFANVI; from the coding sequence ATGAAGTTTTGGCAGAAGTCTTTTTTAATATTAGGTATTATATTTGTGTTTTTTTTAAATGTAGCAATTTTTATTATTGCACGTGATGCTTATAAGAAGCAACTAAACTCCTATGAAGATAAAGCAACAGGAGAGGCATATTTTATTGCAAATTCAATCTATAATGATTTTTCTGTATTAAATAAAAGAGGTGAATTATCAACTTCAAATGAAGAAAAAATTTTTCGTTCATATGCTGAGTTCTACCAGCAGCAAGGAATAAGAATTGCAATAAAAAAGGGAGAAGCATGGATTTATAATAATGGCTCTGATGTTTTTGCTGATGAAAATTTACCAAGCATTGATTCGGATACCATTCGATTATGGACACGCACTTATGATAAAGAAAAGTATGTCATTGTCCAAACTAAATTAAGGGAACCGTATTCAGATTATACACTTTTGTATCGCTATCATTTGGTTGATTTTAATAAAAATTGGAAGCGTACAACATTTATATTTATCATTGAGTCTTTAATGATTACCTTCGTTCTTTTAGTTATTCTATATTTTGTTCTACGCTCACTTACAAAACCAATATACCAATTAAATAATGCAACGAAGGAAATTGCAGAAGGAAACTACAAAAAGCGTGTAGCTATTAAAGGAAACGATGAATTAGCTGAACTTGGTAGGTATTTTAATCAGATGTCTGATAAAGTTGAGCAAACGATTGAAAATTTAAAGGAAGAAACAGATAGGAAACAACGCTTAGTTGATAATTTAGCCCATGAGCTTAGAACTCCTCTTACGGCAATATCAGGGTATGTAGAATATTTGCAGATGGCAAAATTAGAGGAGGAAGAAAAATATAATGCACTGATGTACATACGAAAGGAATGCAAGAGATTAGAAAACTTAAGTCAAGTGTTACTACTACTTGCAGATATTAGGGAAACAAAGATTCCTATGGAGAGGGTATCTATAGAAAAAATAATTAAATCTATAAAATACAGACTTCGTACAAGTATTGCTGAAAAAGAAATTGATTTTAACTATGAGAATATAAGTATTGTAGTAAACGGAAATTATGAGCTTTTAGAGATTATGATTTCAAATATTGTTGAAAATGCTATAAGAGCATCTTTTGAGAATGGTAAAATAGAGATTTCTTCCTATCAGCAGGGTAACAAAGGAATTTTAACAATTGCAGATAATGGAATCGGTATGGAGAAGGATGAATTGCTTCATATCATGGAACCTTTTTATCGTGTTGATAAGGCAAGAAGTAGAAAATACGGTGGTGTGGGGCTAGGAACTACACTTTGTGATCAAATAGCAAAAAGACACGCCGCTACAATAACTTATGATTCCAATGTTGGAGTTGGTACTACAGTAAGGATTATCTTTGCAAACGTGATATAG
- a CDS encoding ABC transporter transmembrane domain-containing protein — MILFRKLISRRHPMVILTICISIISMLVSLFWNLQLSEIINQINNKVPLSKHNIFIALLTILISSILSFTLGIFSGYTCETLSHDLRLRYATHLVTLPYSEIETLNEGEYLSKLQNEIIDISSFLCGNFFPLINDCIRFLTTLSFLLWLNPNLTILSHLPVILLVFYTIYTSKIIGRTVNKIQEANTQINGYLNTLITLFPILQIYNAMPFIQSKHYETLHQWEALSIKEESTRAKLMSLSAFLSYIPLLLLFLIGGIRVIKNELSIGTLYIFINLSGNTSNLMMNIPGRIALLRRFTVNMKRIESTIYLTE, encoded by the coding sequence ATGATTCTATTTCGAAAACTAATTTCTAGACGTCACCCCATGGTTATATTAACCATTTGTATAAGTATAATTTCCATGCTTGTTTCATTATTTTGGAACTTACAATTAAGTGAGATTATTAATCAAATAAACAATAAGGTCCCTTTATCAAAACATAACATTTTTATAGCCTTACTAACCATACTAATAAGTTCTATTTTGTCTTTTACTTTAGGTATTTTTTCAGGCTATACTTGTGAAACACTAAGCCACGACTTGCGTTTAAGGTATGCAACACATTTAGTTACCCTTCCATACAGCGAAATTGAAACTCTAAATGAAGGTGAATACTTATCAAAATTACAAAATGAAATAATTGATATCTCTAGCTTTCTATGTGGAAATTTCTTTCCTCTCATTAATGATTGTATACGTTTTTTAACTACCCTATCTTTTTTGTTATGGCTCAATCCTAATTTAACAATTTTATCTCATTTACCAGTTATTCTCCTTGTTTTCTACACAATATACACCAGTAAAATCATTGGAAGAACGGTAAATAAAATCCAAGAAGCAAACACGCAAATTAACGGCTACTTAAATACTTTAATTACGCTATTTCCAATATTACAAATATACAATGCCATGCCATTTATTCAATCCAAGCATTATGAGACTCTACACCAATGGGAGGCATTGAGTATTAAAGAAGAGAGTACCCGAGCAAAACTTATGTCCTTATCCGCATTCTTATCCTATATTCCGTTATTACTTCTTTTTCTTATTGGAGGTATAAGAGTTATAAAAAATGAATTATCCATCGGTACCTTGTATATATTTATAAATCTTTCAGGTAATACTTCTAACCTTATGATGAACATTCCGGGACGTATTGCACTACTCCGCCGTTTTACGGTAAATATGAAGAGAATTGAGTCTACTATCTATCTTACAGAATAA
- a CDS encoding ATP-binding cassette domain-containing protein, with product MGIQMEGINFSYGDKKVLKDINLSIQTGEHIGIIGFSGCGKSTLLKLISGLYIAREGYIEVEGDTNPIQIRRHIALVMQNTVLLPLSIKENITCGHSYDDEIIKQACEVAQLTEWIATLPGGIDTLVGERNGNISGGQAQRIAIARALAKAISLTEMKSIPKPIYSTKPNEITKTNDNTIKNTTIFKSDTYSPVLILDEATSALDSDTSNAVLMALKNLTKNMTVITVTHRPEALIDVNQLYRLEEGILVHA from the coding sequence ATGGGCATCCAAATGGAAGGAATCAATTTTTCTTATGGAGATAAAAAAGTTTTAAAAGATATTAACTTAAGCATTCAAACTGGCGAGCACATCGGAATAATAGGTTTCAGTGGTTGTGGAAAAAGCACATTATTAAAGCTTATTTCAGGCTTATATATTGCTAGGGAAGGTTACATAGAAGTCGAAGGAGATACAAATCCAATTCAAATCCGCCGTCATATTGCTTTGGTTATGCAAAATACAGTGCTACTTCCTTTAAGCATAAAAGAAAATATAACTTGCGGTCATTCGTATGATGATGAAATCATTAAGCAGGCCTGTGAAGTAGCTCAACTTACGGAGTGGATTGCAACATTGCCAGGTGGTATTGATACATTGGTAGGAGAACGTAATGGGAACATTTCAGGTGGTCAAGCTCAGAGAATAGCAATTGCAAGAGCTTTGGCAAAGGCTATTTCTCTGACAGAAATGAAATCAATTCCTAAACCAATTTATTCTACAAAACCTAATGAAATTACAAAAACCAATGATAATACAATTAAAAATACTACTATCTTTAAAAGCGATACATACTCTCCAGTTCTTATATTAGATGAAGCTACATCAGCACTTGATTCCGATACCAGTAATGCAGTTCTTATGGCATTAAAAAATCTAACGAAAAATATGACCGTAATTACTGTTACCCATCGACCTGAAGCCTTAATTGATGTAAATCAATTATACCGTTTGGAGGAAGGAATACTAGTACATGCGTGA
- a CDS encoding response regulator transcription factor, whose protein sequence is MAHILIVEDEEAISYLIKKNLELVGYYCSQAYDGKTALERLKVEKFDLILLDVMLPYLSGFELMKHIKDTPVIFITAKGNLEDRILGLTSGAEDYIVKPFEILELIARINIVLRRRTTNNEMITINHVQVDLNSKVVKYKGEVQELTPQEFTLLEVLIINRNLAMSREKLLELAWGFDYEGDTRTVDVHIQKLRKKLGLEEQIKTIYKLGYRLEM, encoded by the coding sequence ATGGCACATATTTTAATTGTTGAAGATGAGGAAGCAATTAGCTACTTAATAAAGAAAAACTTGGAGTTGGTTGGGTATTATTGTAGTCAGGCTTATGACGGGAAAACTGCATTAGAGAGACTTAAGGTGGAGAAGTTTGATCTTATTCTTTTAGATGTTATGTTACCTTATCTTAGCGGATTTGAACTGATGAAACATATAAAGGATACACCAGTTATATTTATAACTGCAAAAGGAAACCTAGAGGATCGAATTTTAGGTCTTACTTCTGGGGCGGAGGATTACATAGTAAAACCTTTTGAAATTCTTGAGCTAATTGCAAGAATAAATATTGTTCTACGAAGAAGAACAACAAACAATGAGATGATAACAATCAATCATGTCCAGGTAGATTTAAACAGTAAAGTTGTAAAATATAAGGGTGAAGTACAAGAGTTAACGCCGCAAGAATTCACATTATTAGAAGTCTTAATTATAAATCGAAATCTTGCAATGTCTAGAGAAAAGCTTTTAGAGTTGGCATGGGGATTTGATTATGAAGGAGATACAAGAACCGTAGATGTACATATACAAAAACTAAGAAAAAAATTAGGATTAGAGGAACAAATCAAAACAATATATAAATTAGGCTATCGCTTGGAGATGTGA